The Staphylothermus marinus F1 genome has a segment encoding these proteins:
- a CDS encoding cytochrome c biogenesis protein, region: MIKNLVLIIFLIFICLSIMLSSNIINGIERQVISRDKLSNSLTSDNYYFYVYGLHTCPHCRAMIKFLNETYGSEHLYFCDLNTNTTCYQKFIKLTNAGLPGYVPTVFIVYNCTVTAVLIGEYEDKSFINQFMKTNMNKTIPIYVAGQGYMGDLIIKDHMSFINTYLKYDGYCFMNNQAKWSTSVEVVKHYEISQLIVPLIILSLIDSVNPCTLTLYFSFIITLLATGRKVFGPSIVFILIIYAGYLAMGLGFKTIAQILPYKILLIIALILGIYYIIDAGRRYKREMECRLCNRLDITKRVIKNPYITAALLSLLSVTVLLPCTSGPLMIFASIIRDYPLYISIPALMIYNLFFITPLIIIWIITTLLNKKRAVTDFLIDKSAIIEFFSGIALILIALYYL; this comes from the coding sequence ATGATAAAGAATCTGGTTTTAATAATTTTCCTGATATTTATATGTTTATCCATAATGTTATCTTCTAATATAATAAATGGTATTGAGAGACAAGTTATTAGCCGAGATAAATTATCTAATTCACTTACCAGTGACAACTACTATTTCTACGTCTACGGTCTACATACATGTCCACATTGTAGAGCAATGATAAAGTTCCTCAATGAAACCTATGGTAGTGAGCATCTTTATTTTTGTGATCTAAATACTAATACGACTTGTTATCAGAAGTTTATAAAACTAACGAATGCAGGTCTTCCAGGATACGTTCCAACAGTATTTATTGTGTATAACTGTACAGTAACAGCGGTTCTCATAGGAGAATACGAGGATAAATCCTTCATTAACCAATTCATGAAAACTAATATGAACAAGACTATTCCTATTTATGTTGCAGGTCAAGGATACATGGGCGATCTCATCATAAAAGATCATATGTCGTTCATAAATACTTATCTAAAATATGATGGATATTGTTTCATGAATAACCAAGCGAAGTGGTCTACCAGTGTAGAAGTAGTAAAACACTATGAGATCTCTCAATTAATTGTTCCTTTGATAATCCTATCCTTGATCGACTCAGTTAATCCATGTACACTGACACTATATTTCTCATTCATAATAACATTGTTAGCTACTGGGAGAAAAGTATTCGGGCCATCTATTGTTTTTATATTGATAATTTATGCTGGATATTTGGCTATGGGCTTAGGTTTTAAAACAATTGCCCAAATATTACCTTACAAAATATTATTGATCATAGCCTTAATTCTAGGCATATATTATATTATTGATGCTGGAAGGAGATATAAAAGAGAAATGGAGTGTAGACTATGTAATAGACTAGATATTACTAAGCGTGTTATAAAGAATCCCTATATTACCGCGGCCTTACTATCATTATTGTCTGTGACTGTTCTGCTTCCATGTACTTCGGGTCCGCTGATGATCTTTGCATCAATTATCAGGGACTATCCATTATATATTTCTATACCGGCACTTATGATCTATAACTTATTCTTCATAACTCCTTTAATAATTATCTGGATTATAACTACGTTATTGAATAAGAAGAGGGCTGTTACTGATTTTCTTATCGATAAATCAGCTATTATAGAGTTCTTCTCTGGAATAGCCCTTATATTGATCGCATTATATTATCTCTGA
- a CDS encoding 4Fe-4S binding protein: MGCSLCAIECPADAIKMTPIPKGYEVPKKNPRRIYPVIDYFRCVYCYRCVSVCPVRAYVTTNEYRLASTEKITSSDLSLNTLKKIGG, encoded by the coding sequence ATTGGTTGCAGTCTATGTGCTATAGAGTGCCCAGCTGATGCTATTAAAATGACTCCTATACCTAAGGGATACGAGGTTCCTAAAAAGAATCCTCGCAGGATTTATCCTGTAATAGACTACTTTAGATGCGTATACTGCTATAGATGCGTCTCTGTCTGCCCAGTTAGAGCATATGTTACAACTAACGAGTATCGTTTGGCTTCAACTGAGAAGATAACTTCTTCGGATCTAAGTTTGAATACTTTGAAGAAAATAGGGGGCTGA
- a CDS encoding Na(+)/H(+) antiporter subunit B, with protein sequence MIESYESLMLLMTALASLFSVVAVYLAITEKNLVRAVIFSAVQSTIYAFIYYMLMAPDIVLVYVPVAVGLYPAVILILLSKTEKVEKP encoded by the coding sequence ATGATTGAATCCTATGAATCATTAATGCTACTTATGACAGCTCTTGCATCACTGTTTTCTGTAGTAGCAGTATATTTAGCAATTACCGAGAAAAACCTTGTTAGAGCTGTTATTTTCTCAGCTGTTCAAAGCACTATTTATGCTTTCATCTACTATATGCTTATGGCTCCCGATATTGTTCTTGTCTATGTACCTGTTGCTGTTGGTTTGTATCCTGCGGTTATACTTATACTACTAAGCAAGACTGAGAAGGTGGAGAAGCCATGA
- a CDS encoding Na+/H+ antiporter subunit E: protein MRVLRIFVVALLAFITYIVFSGSISPYDIVSGIVVALVIAGFFSSFTIQNPLKVFDPRRWFWLIVYAIYYFFVAEVKSHLDVMYRIIHPRMPVNPGIVMVPYSVESDYAITSIANSITNTPGTVVVDIDPNNKHYYVHWINVKTTDPETARKMISSKFEYFSKKVFD, encoded by the coding sequence ATGAGGGTTCTTCGAATATTTGTTGTTGCCCTACTAGCTTTTATAACATATATTGTTTTCAGTGGAAGCATATCACCATATGATATAGTGTCTGGAATAGTAGTTGCGTTGGTGATAGCTGGGTTTTTCTCGAGCTTCACAATACAGAATCCATTAAAAGTATTTGATCCTAGGAGATGGTTCTGGCTTATAGTATATGCAATTTATTACTTCTTCGTAGCAGAAGTGAAGAGCCACTTAGATGTAATGTATAGGATAATTCATCCAAGAATGCCTGTTAATCCAGGGATAGTTATGGTTCCCTATAGTGTTGAATCAGATTATGCTATAACATCCATAGCTAACTCAATAACTAATACTCCGGGAACAGTTGTTGTTGATATCGATCCTAATAATAAACACTATTATGTTCACTGGATAAATGTTAAGACAACTGATCCCGAAACTGCTCGGAAAATGATATCCTCTAAATTTGAATATTTCTCGAAAAAAGTATTCGATTAG
- a CDS encoding NADH-quinone oxidoreductase subunit B family protein, with product MVNELKSQETITRESPKDGGDSKYKIIRYTPWLIHFNTGACNGCDIEVLAAITPLYDPERFGIKLAPSIRHADILVVTGAVTKKAAERLKRLYEQMPDPKFVVAVGACAISGGVFHNSYSVLAGTDKVIPVDIYVPGCPPRPEAILDGIVKLLKRLESGETKAEK from the coding sequence TTGGTGAATGAATTAAAGAGCCAAGAAACTATTACCAGAGAGTCGCCGAAAGATGGGGGAGATAGCAAATATAAAATTATACGTTACACTCCATGGCTGATCCATTTCAATACCGGTGCTTGTAATGGCTGTGATATTGAGGTTTTAGCGGCAATTACACCACTTTATGACCCTGAGAGATTTGGGATAAAGCTTGCACCAAGCATTAGACATGCCGACATATTAGTGGTTACTGGCGCTGTAACTAAGAAGGCGGCTGAGAGATTGAAGAGGCTATATGAACAAATGCCTGATCCAAAATTTGTAGTAGCTGTTGGAGCATGTGCTATTAGTGGTGGGGTCTTTCATAACTCATATAGTGTTCTAGCCGGGACAGATAAGGTTATTCCAGTAGATATTTATGTTCCCGGATGCCCTCCTAGACCGGAAGCTATCTTGGATGGTATAGTTAAATTGTTGAAGAGATTAGAGTCAGGTGAAACAAAAGCTGAGAAGTGA
- a CDS encoding Na(+)/H(+) antiporter subunit B, whose amino-acid sequence MNRALGVLVMILFILALSFIVTFAGQYFIPTYSVRELAEKYLTLAYYPWQPKSTVMSPEAVTSIVWDFRGLDTVFETTVFYLAIIGSIAMARGTIKYVKPRGELGLSLIVKTVTRITAIMIIAVAASIALHGHLTPGGGFQGGATAAVAPVLVLFIFSQYFLIERGISKDTLLIIRSIGLTGIGLVAIIAYLIGCLTGVHAYVLQNQPKPGADIGLPAYIDGQLISGSLWFFNIFEFFAVMAGFTIVFLLITIPERAYRRGGEK is encoded by the coding sequence ATGAATAGAGCTTTGGGAGTATTAGTAATGATATTGTTTATCTTAGCTCTAAGTTTTATAGTAACTTTTGCTGGGCAATATTTTATACCAACGTATAGTGTTCGAGAGCTTGCCGAAAAGTATTTGACGCTAGCATATTATCCTTGGCAACCTAAATCAACAGTGATGTCTCCAGAAGCTGTGACAAGTATAGTATGGGATTTCCGTGGATTAGATACCGTGTTTGAAACAACGGTTTTCTACCTAGCAATAATTGGATCAATAGCTATGGCTAGGGGCACCATCAAATATGTTAAACCACGGGGAGAACTAGGCTTATCATTAATTGTCAAAACTGTTACGAGAATAACTGCTATCATGATAATCGCTGTAGCAGCTTCCATCGCTTTACACGGACACTTAACTCCGGGCGGAGGATTCCAGGGAGGAGCCACAGCGGCTGTAGCCCCTGTCTTAGTATTGTTTATTTTCTCTCAATACTTCCTCATAGAGAGAGGAATTTCTAAGGATACATTACTTATTATTAGAAGTATTGGATTAACAGGTATAGGTTTAGTAGCTATTATAGCTTATCTAATAGGATGCTTAACTGGAGTCCATGCATATGTTTTACAGAACCAACCTAAACCTGGTGCAGATATTGGTTTGCCAGCATATATAGATGGACAACTTATTAGTGGTTCTCTATGGTTCTTCAACATATTCGAGTTCTTCGCTGTAATGGCTGGTTTCACAATAGTCTTCCTCCTAATCACTATTCCTGAGAGAGCTTATAGAAGGGGTGGAGAGAAATGA
- a CDS encoding complex I subunit 1/NuoH family protein has product MEELIMWFITLLIFPGALFIFSLALFTEYLFRKLSARMQKRMGPTYVGPAGILQPLYDLWKLLHVKEEVVNKYSMPMLAKIFGLLGLSAAIAVLPLFPLSPLRIYGDYDFLVYMYICCLWIPFMMILMSLSMPGPYTSVGVSRILTFVTICEPAYFTALLVPVAITSKNASPIYSVFTASKNIWQYWINPYTFPLLLLALISAIVSLQAKGMLQPFNIPEAEQEIIAGFETEFSGPILGIGRLLHDLDITITIIAIVYILLGGPYPYPHLSIPGVIILVAKYLGIVLLVAIVKNAFGRYRIEQALYVLFKYSLIPAIIATILTYIYLLI; this is encoded by the coding sequence ATGGAGGAACTAATAATGTGGTTTATTACATTATTGATATTTCCAGGAGCGCTATTTATTTTTTCATTAGCACTATTCACAGAATATCTTTTCAGAAAATTAAGTGCTAGAATGCAGAAAAGAATGGGTCCAACATATGTTGGGCCTGCAGGTATACTTCAGCCCCTATATGATTTATGGAAACTACTGCATGTAAAAGAAGAAGTTGTAAACAAGTATAGTATGCCGATGTTGGCGAAGATTTTTGGTTTACTTGGATTATCAGCAGCAATAGCTGTCCTGCCATTATTTCCGCTGAGCCCACTTAGAATTTATGGAGACTATGATTTCCTAGTATATATGTACATATGTTGTCTATGGATACCTTTCATGATGATATTGATGAGCTTATCTATGCCCGGCCCCTATACTAGTGTAGGTGTGTCACGGATATTAACATTCGTAACAATTTGTGAACCAGCATATTTCACAGCATTATTGGTTCCTGTTGCAATAACGAGTAAGAATGCATCACCGATCTATAGTGTATTCACGGCATCCAAGAATATTTGGCAATATTGGATTAACCCATACACTTTCCCATTACTCTTATTAGCACTGATCTCAGCAATAGTGAGCCTACAAGCTAAAGGCATGCTTCAACCATTCAATATACCCGAAGCCGAACAAGAGATCATAGCGGGTTTTGAAACAGAATTCTCAGGCCCAATTCTAGGAATAGGCCGTTTATTACACGATCTAGACATAACTATAACAATTATAGCAATAGTATACATACTCCTTGGAGGACCATACCCATACCCGCATCTATCAATACCAGGTGTTATCATATTAGTAGCTAAATATTTAGGAATAGTTCTACTAGTAGCCATAGTTAAGAACGCTTTCGGAAGATATAGAATAGAACAAGCATTATACGTGCTATTTAAATACTCACTAATACCAGCAATAATAGCAACTATACTCACATACATATATCTACTGATCTAG
- a CDS encoding proton-conducting transporter membrane subunit — MDLFRLGYDLTGLTVPVLALFAFTLPLLAKIFGHKKFPGIYALISSIFAAVSSTIIYWVAISTDKPIMYLFGGWIPPLGIVYEVDQFNAVIGLFTAWLMLGITIYSIWYNKHFDEPEWYYILLIGLNAGMLGCLYTGDVFNLFVMLEVLGISAYALVAYYKNKHEAVEAAIKYGIIGATATTVYFIGLVLIYGVYGTLNMADLAYRNYSLYVSGVPGLASIGASALLAVSLSLWVFTYKSALFPNHFWLPDAHPEAPTPVSAALSGLVVNIGVYATVRFLYTLFGEYSPLSIYYREIVLLVLLILGFLGGFIGALMMMYQRDIKRLLAYSTISHIGLIYMAASIGFITNNEAAVLLGLTAMTYHIITHGIGKALLFMSSGVFIDAAGTRNMDEMKGVGRKYPLVSLAFIFGFLSLMGLIPFSGFFSKLLIYQAFMEANMIIPAIAVIIISATSILGYAKAMYSIVFSTSSREYRKIELKGIEILLLSLAIVLLLLGILYPWIKNSIYSSIYSSLSTGGVMKYWSVLGTK; from the coding sequence ATGGATTTGTTCAGGCTAGGATATGACTTGACAGGATTAACAGTCCCAGTACTCGCATTGTTTGCTTTCACCCTACCCCTATTAGCTAAAATATTTGGGCATAAGAAGTTTCCAGGAATATATGCTCTAATATCATCAATATTTGCAGCGGTCTCGTCAACGATAATTTACTGGGTAGCGATAAGTACTGATAAGCCAATAATGTACTTGTTTGGTGGATGGATTCCTCCGTTGGGAATAGTTTATGAAGTCGATCAATTCAATGCGGTCATTGGATTATTTACTGCATGGTTAATGCTTGGGATCACAATTTATAGTATATGGTATAATAAACACTTCGACGAGCCTGAGTGGTACTATATTTTATTGATTGGTTTAAATGCTGGAATGCTTGGTTGCCTATATACTGGTGATGTATTCAACTTATTCGTTATGCTGGAAGTACTTGGTATATCTGCTTATGCATTAGTAGCTTACTATAAGAATAAACATGAAGCTGTTGAAGCAGCTATCAAATATGGTATTATAGGTGCAACGGCTACAACAGTATATTTCATCGGGCTAGTATTAATATATGGAGTTTATGGAACACTAAACATGGCTGACCTAGCTTATAGAAACTATTCGTTATATGTTTCAGGAGTGCCTGGATTAGCATCAATTGGTGCTTCAGCACTACTAGCTGTTTCATTATCACTATGGGTTTTCACATATAAATCGGCACTGTTTCCCAACCATTTCTGGTTGCCTGATGCTCATCCTGAGGCACCAACACCTGTTTCAGCAGCGTTATCTGGTCTAGTTGTTAATATAGGTGTTTATGCAACGGTCAGATTTCTATATACTCTCTTCGGAGAGTATTCTCCATTATCAATATATTATAGAGAAATAGTATTGCTTGTGCTGTTAATACTTGGTTTCCTAGGAGGTTTTATCGGCGCATTAATGATGATGTATCAGAGAGACATTAAGAGGCTTTTAGCGTATAGTACTATTAGCCATATCGGTTTAATCTACATGGCTGCATCAATAGGTTTCATAACAAATAATGAAGCAGCAGTACTGCTTGGATTAACAGCTATGACTTATCACATAATAACTCATGGAATAGGTAAAGCCTTGCTTTTCATGTCTAGCGGAGTATTCATCGACGCTGCTGGTACTAGGAATATGGATGAAATGAAAGGAGTTGGTAGAAAATATCCATTGGTAAGCTTAGCCTTCATATTTGGGTTCTTAAGCCTTATGGGTCTTATACCGTTTTCAGGGTTCTTCTCAAAGCTGTTAATATACCAAGCATTTATGGAGGCAAACATGATTATTCCAGCTATTGCTGTGATCATAATATCTGCTACCAGTATCCTAGGATACGCTAAAGCTATGTACAGCATCGTATTCTCTACATCTAGTAGAGAGTACAGAAAAATAGAGTTGAAAGGGATCGAAATACTACTATTATCACTAGCAATAGTATTGTTGTTGCTAGGAATACTCTATCCATGGATCAAGAATTCTATTTATTCATCTATTTACTCATCACTTTCAACCGGAGGTGTAATGAAGTATTGGTCTGTTCTCGGAACAAAATAA
- a CDS encoding thioredoxin/glutaredoxin: MIGKNVKGILYFHPLCTSSINVLEYIDKKPNIREKLNIIALTREYYSEQLKIIPSVPALADANNNILAIDPLEPQLVEAYVNEDHEIVNKYIPNSKDDALERFINSILASSYLTSKILVYPEIVTKLIYSEFSNIALRTRLYSNTALVEIFKNYIRENIGLVMEKINHYVPRIVSYNYLREIILVYGIENINHDTVINDKTILLWLQAKNSIGRAYMYHELLLNKDKKRIDKALNTIIDILEEKIDKYISKLLEELEFIKSRRDLVKKYI; the protein is encoded by the coding sequence ATGATCGGGAAAAACGTTAAGGGAATACTTTATTTTCATCCTCTATGTACTTCAAGCATTAATGTGCTAGAATACATAGATAAAAAGCCAAATATCAGAGAAAAACTGAATATAATAGCACTTACCAGGGAATATTACTCTGAACAACTCAAAATAATTCCCAGCGTCCCAGCACTTGCAGATGCCAATAATAATATTTTAGCAATCGATCCATTAGAGCCTCAACTAGTAGAAGCGTATGTGAATGAAGACCATGAAATAGTTAACAAATATATACCTAACAGTAAAGATGATGCTCTTGAAAGATTCATCAACTCAATTCTAGCTAGTAGTTATCTAACCTCAAAAATATTAGTCTATCCAGAAATAGTTACCAAGTTAATTTATTCGGAGTTCTCCAATATAGCTCTTAGAACTAGGTTATATAGCAACACAGCATTAGTAGAAATCTTCAAAAACTATATCCGAGAAAATATCGGTTTAGTAATGGAAAAAATAAACCATTATGTTCCCCGTATCGTATCTTATAATTATTTAAGAGAAATCATATTGGTTTATGGAATAGAAAATATCAATCACGATACGGTAATTAATGATAAAACAATTCTATTATGGTTGCAGGCGAAGAATTCTATTGGAAGAGCATATATGTACCATGAGCTTTTACTAAACAAAGATAAGAAAAGGATCGACAAAGCATTAAATACTATTATTGATATATTAGAAGAGAAAATCGACAAATATATTTCTAAACTCCTAGAGGAGTTGGAATTTATAAAGAGCAGAAGAGATCTTGTTAAGAAATATATTTAA
- a CDS encoding NADH-quinone oxidoreductase subunit C encodes MSSDKLSFLRKYFVSEEMVKPNRKVFVFKAGDLRSLFKDLIDNIGLENFYVSNIIATDFKDQGKIRLDYYVVLLPGEEVVVFRTFIPRDKPEIDTLLDMIPGVLNAEAEVYDLMGIVFRGNNTLRRGFFVPVDLVEKGIYPLRKDAEV; translated from the coding sequence ATGAGTTCCGATAAGCTTTCTTTTCTGAGAAAATATTTTGTCTCAGAAGAAATGGTTAAGCCTAATAGGAAAGTATTTGTTTTTAAAGCTGGAGATTTGAGGAGTTTATTTAAGGATTTAATTGATAATATTGGTTTAGAAAACTTTTATGTGTCAAATATTATTGCTACAGATTTTAAGGATCAAGGAAAAATTCGTTTAGACTACTATGTAGTTCTTCTTCCAGGTGAAGAAGTAGTTGTTTTCCGCACATTCATTCCTAGAGATAAGCCGGAAATTGATACTTTACTAGATATGATACCTGGAGTACTAAACGCTGAGGCTGAAGTCTATGACTTAATGGGTATTGTGTTTAGAGGAAATAATACACTTAGAAGAGGCTTCTTTGTACCAGTTGATCTTGTTGAGAAAGGTATTTATCCATTGAGAAAAGATGCTGAGGTGTAG
- a CDS encoding NADH-quinone oxidoreductase subunit D, with protein sequence MAITKVIEVPYALEIPVGPQHPALHEPVLLKAYADGEEIVNVEINTGYNHRGIEKLGEKNTFYRDIFIVARVCGICNLVHANCYVRALEEILDMHPNERAKYLRVLAMEFERVHSHMLINAVMAEIIGFDSLFMNIMLDRENIMKAKEIITGNRVLSDYMMIGGVRRDIDSVKKDKLLKIIDKVLPRLHYYKKLFMEDDTILKRLVDVGVIKRSDVTRYTFVGPPARASGVKIDVRVSEKYEVYGDIPFNMVTRNEGDSWARMIVRWDEAIESLNMAKYILEHLPNDGNPVPDERRLPRRFPPGEAFTRVEAPRGELTYYVMSDGKPKPYRLKIKTPSFTNIINSGYLYVGHTIADLPVILVSLDPCISCMERVTVIDLENNTRRKVPIKELAGGGRKRVNPRFSL encoded by the coding sequence GTGGCTATAACTAAGGTTATAGAGGTACCATACGCTTTAGAAATACCTGTTGGTCCCCAGCATCCAGCTCTTCATGAACCTGTTCTTCTAAAAGCTTATGCTGATGGAGAAGAAATTGTTAATGTGGAGATTAATACTGGTTATAATCATCGTGGAATCGAGAAGTTAGGCGAGAAAAACACGTTTTACCGCGACATCTTTATAGTGGCTCGTGTGTGTGGTATATGTAATCTTGTCCACGCTAATTGCTATGTTAGAGCTCTCGAAGAAATACTGGATATGCATCCTAATGAGAGAGCTAAGTATCTCCGTGTATTGGCTATGGAGTTTGAACGTGTCCACAGCCATATGTTGATCAATGCTGTAATGGCTGAGATCATTGGTTTTGACAGTTTATTCATGAATATTATGCTTGATCGTGAAAACATTATGAAGGCTAAAGAAATCATTACGGGAAACCGTGTCTTATCAGACTATATGATGATCGGTGGTGTAAGGAGAGATATTGATAGTGTTAAAAAGGATAAACTATTAAAGATCATTGATAAGGTTCTACCTAGGCTACACTACTATAAGAAATTGTTCATGGAAGACGATACTATATTGAAGAGACTTGTGGATGTAGGAGTTATTAAGAGAAGTGATGTTACAAGATATACTTTTGTGGGTCCACCCGCTAGAGCTTCTGGTGTAAAAATAGATGTGCGCGTCTCTGAAAAATACGAGGTATACGGCGATATTCCATTCAACATGGTAACTAGAAATGAGGGAGATTCGTGGGCGAGAATGATTGTTCGCTGGGATGAAGCAATTGAGAGCTTAAACATGGCTAAATACATACTTGAACACTTACCAAATGATGGCAATCCTGTCCCTGATGAGAGAAGGTTGCCGAGAAGATTTCCGCCAGGAGAAGCTTTTACAAGGGTGGAAGCGCCTCGTGGAGAGTTAACCTATTATGTTATGAGTGATGGCAAACCTAAGCCTTACAGATTAAAGATTAAGACTCCGAGTTTCACAAACATCATAAACTCTGGATATCTCTACGTTGGGCATACTATAGCTGATTTACCAGTAATACTTGTCTCTCTAGACCCATGTATCTCTTGTATGGAGCGTGTAACAGTGATTGATCTAGAAAATAATACTCGTAGAAAAGTCCCCATAAAAGAACTTGCAGGAGGTGGCCGGAAACGGGTAAACCCAAGATTCTCTCTCTAA
- a CDS encoding Na+/H+ antiporter subunit C, giving the protein MIDLNTYLLTMVVLSMIFNLGLSLYGIFFKPNLAKKIIALTIFGDTANTMALIVGYRRWLSPLQPSRPPVLVNYAQATKESVQYFASIAVDPLPQALVLTAIVISLAVTLFLVFLALQIYRLYGTLDMREVRRLRG; this is encoded by the coding sequence ATGATCGATCTCAACACTTACTTATTAACAATGGTTGTATTATCAATGATATTTAACCTAGGATTATCTCTATATGGCATATTCTTTAAGCCGAATCTAGCTAAGAAGATAATAGCATTAACAATATTTGGTGACACAGCTAATACGATGGCTTTAATAGTTGGGTACCGTAGATGGCTTTCACCACTACAACCCTCAAGACCCCCGGTCTTAGTGAATTATGCTCAAGCAACAAAGGAGAGTGTACAATACTTTGCAAGCATTGCTGTTGATCCTCTACCACAAGCCCTTGTTTTGACTGCTATAGTTATCAGCTTGGCAGTAACGCTGTTTCTCGTCTTCCTCGCGCTACAGATCTATAGATTATATGGTACACTAGATATGAGGGAGGTTAGAAGACTTAGAGGGTGA
- a CDS encoding monovalent cation/H+ antiporter complex subunit F, producing MMIILQFLYVILPIYIVAFILYTIRALKGPTIPDHVLAIDAMSYDLAAFLVVLSIIFREPILIGTAIVLALWIYSLDIYISKYLEKKEVGE from the coding sequence ATGATGATTATTCTCCAATTCTTATATGTTATTTTGCCAATATATATTGTAGCATTTATCCTATATACTATTAGAGCTTTGAAGGGGCCTACAATTCCTGATCACGTTCTTGCTATTGATGCTATGTCGTATGATCTAGCTGCTTTCCTAGTTGTTTTATCAATTATTTTCAGAGAACCAATATTGATCGGGACAGCGATTGTGCTTGCTTTGTGGATATATTCTCTAGACATATACATTTCAAAGTATTTGGAGAAGAAGGAGGTGGGCGAGTAG
- the mnhG gene encoding monovalent cation/H(+) antiporter subunit G, whose protein sequence is MFEDVLVVIGMIMIGIGAVADLIAAIGMNRFKNFYLRLHAATIGTIWGAFVPLIGASLIATGCGCLGIYRWFVAGGGLVTAILILILGPAGSHALARASHRSGIVRVEPCIIDQLDESMCVKESSRGGSE, encoded by the coding sequence GTGTTCGAAGATGTACTTGTAGTTATAGGAATGATTATGATCGGGATAGGTGCTGTCGCAGACTTGATCGCAGCAATAGGTATGAATAGATTCAAAAACTTCTATTTAAGACTACATGCTGCTACAATTGGTACTATTTGGGGCGCATTTGTCCCTCTCATTGGTGCATCGTTAATAGCTACTGGATGCGGGTGCTTGGGTATTTATAGGTGGTTTGTTGCTGGTGGTGGGCTAGTAACTGCGATATTGATCCTGATCTTGGGTCCCGCAGGTAGTCATGCATTAGCTAGGGCATCGCATAGGTCTGGTATTGTACGTGTTGAGCCATGCATCATTGATCAATTAGATGAATCCATGTGTGTTAAAGAATCTTCGAGAGGTGGTTCTGAATGA